The proteins below are encoded in one region of Methylobacillus flagellatus KT:
- a CDS encoding UDP-glucose 4-epimerase family protein: MMQLLVTGATGFVGKTLCSALRRQSFPVKAIGRAGTIRADALGDQVASIDGQTDWSLILDGINAVIHLAARVHVMREQLADPLAAYRETNVEGTLNLARQAAKAGVKRFVFISSIKVNGEQTLPGKPFTAYDVPAPEDAYGISKFEAEQGLLALARETGMDVVVIRPPLVYGPGVKGNFASMMKLVKSGIPLPLGAIHNQRSLVAIDNLVNLIVTCIDHPAAANQVFLVSDGEDLSTSDLLRRLAKAAGVSSRLMPVSARWLEMGLRMCGKRLIAQRLLGSLQVDISKTRELLGWVPPISVDEGLKRCFSTKG; encoded by the coding sequence ATGATGCAATTACTGGTGACAGGCGCTACAGGGTTTGTAGGTAAAACTTTGTGCAGTGCGCTAAGGCGGCAGAGCTTCCCCGTAAAAGCAATTGGGCGTGCGGGCACTATCCGGGCTGACGCTTTGGGTGATCAGGTTGCTTCAATTGACGGTCAAACGGATTGGTCACTGATATTGGACGGCATCAATGCCGTCATCCATCTGGCAGCCAGGGTGCACGTCATGCGGGAACAGCTTGCTGATCCCTTGGCGGCATATCGTGAAACGAATGTCGAAGGGACGCTGAATCTGGCGCGTCAGGCGGCAAAGGCCGGAGTTAAGCGGTTTGTATTCATTAGTTCCATCAAGGTCAACGGCGAACAGACTCTACCTGGAAAGCCTTTTACTGCGTACGATGTACCAGCTCCCGAAGATGCGTACGGTATTTCAAAGTTCGAGGCAGAGCAGGGTTTGCTGGCCCTGGCGCGGGAGACAGGGATGGATGTGGTGGTTATTCGCCCTCCTTTGGTTTACGGGCCTGGAGTGAAGGGTAATTTTGCCAGTATGATGAAGTTGGTGAAAAGTGGAATACCGTTGCCTCTGGGCGCCATTCATAACCAACGGTCTTTGGTGGCGATTGATAATTTGGTGAACCTCATCGTCACGTGTATTGACCATCCCGCGGCAGCCAACCAGGTTTTTTTGGTAAGCGATGGCGAGGATTTGTCCACTTCAGATTTGTTGCGGCGTTTGGCCAAGGCTGCGGGCGTTTCCTCCCGATTGATGCCAGTGTCTGCCCGCTGGCTAGAGATGGGTTTGCGTATGTGTGGCAAGCGATTGATCGCCCAGCGTCTCCTGGGATCATTGCAAGTCGATATTTCCAAGACGCGCGAGTTGTTGGGGTGGGTTCCGCCGATCTCAGTGGATGAGGGCTTGAAGCGCTGTTTCTCTACCAAGGGCTGA
- a CDS encoding polysaccharide biosynthesis C-terminal domain-containing protein — protein MIIRFLGAQWLAVGFVGVISLAVSILIARTLGPDSFGVYSVVLSGGAIAAILLDGGFGRLLQRERAHPTPALLRFLPILPQAALGHVIIAASIFSLIALLVLPKHALTIVAVIWFFAASVTNQFGLNILRGDGRMVRDASWQMGNRTFTAACVCIVILMGAEKPWQVFFAQFVGATAFGLLIMHYLRTRPLWKIPPTLYAATLPFVWLDLATVLYFRADMLLLEWLDVSKFEVGKYGVACRLIEAVILLASPLCIILFRKFRLGSASPRLMLRRMLPVLAGALMVGVFFMVFFWLCSTPLIAVAYGEAYAGADHILAILGCALLFILPNGVLNQAALALGIERWLAMSASFAAVLNIAGNLWLIPQYGLIGAAWMTVVTEAVLGCCVALGLWRHRNRSV, from the coding sequence ATGATCATCCGTTTTCTGGGCGCACAGTGGCTCGCCGTTGGTTTTGTCGGGGTCATCTCTCTGGCGGTCAGCATTTTGATTGCGCGGACGCTTGGGCCGGATTCATTTGGTGTTTATTCGGTTGTCTTGTCCGGCGGAGCCATTGCCGCCATTCTGCTTGATGGTGGTTTCGGGCGATTGTTGCAAAGAGAACGCGCCCATCCCACACCTGCATTGCTCAGATTCCTGCCCATATTGCCGCAGGCTGCCTTGGGGCATGTGATTATCGCGGCCAGCATATTTTCGTTGATCGCTTTATTGGTACTGCCCAAGCATGCGCTGACGATTGTTGCGGTTATCTGGTTTTTCGCAGCATCTGTGACCAATCAGTTCGGTTTGAACATTCTCCGCGGAGATGGGCGGATGGTAAGGGATGCCTCGTGGCAGATGGGCAATCGAACCTTCACAGCTGCGTGCGTGTGCATTGTCATTCTGATGGGAGCTGAGAAACCGTGGCAGGTATTCTTTGCCCAGTTTGTCGGTGCGACCGCCTTCGGTTTGCTGATCATGCACTATCTGCGCACGCGCCCGCTATGGAAGATTCCTCCTACTCTTTATGCGGCAACCTTGCCATTCGTGTGGTTGGATCTCGCGACAGTCCTTTATTTTCGAGCGGACATGCTGTTGCTGGAATGGTTAGATGTGTCCAAGTTTGAAGTCGGGAAATACGGGGTTGCCTGCCGCTTGATTGAGGCGGTGATTCTGCTTGCTTCGCCGCTCTGTATTATTTTGTTCCGCAAGTTTCGTCTGGGTAGCGCTTCTCCCCGACTGATGTTGCGGAGAATGCTGCCGGTGCTGGCAGGGGCGCTGATGGTTGGAGTGTTCTTCATGGTGTTTTTCTGGTTGTGCAGCACGCCTTTGATCGCGGTTGCATATGGCGAGGCCTATGCGGGAGCTGATCATATTCTGGCGATACTCGGCTGCGCTTTGCTTTTTATTTTGCCAAATGGCGTGCTGAACCAAGCTGCGCTAGCGCTGGGTATCGAACGTTGGCTGGCAATGTCGGCATCTTTTGCCGCAGTGCTAAATATTGCAGGAAATCTCTGGCTGATTCCCCAATATGGGTTGATTGGAGCTGCCTGGATGACTGTTGTGACCGAAGCGGTGTTAGGCTGCTGCGTTGCGTTAGGGCTATGGCGCCACCGTAATAGGAGTGTTTAA
- a CDS encoding mannose-1-phosphate guanylyltransferase/mannose-6-phosphate isomerase, with protein MLLPVIMSGGAGSRLWPVSRETLTKPFIELPDGRTLLQKTLQRTACLDGVSEVLTVTNKEYYFLTRDVYEATDTNVSHSYLLETIGRNTAPAIAVAALHAAAKHGEDVVLLVMPADHLIGNQKVFSKAVTVATDMAVNGWIVTFGVEPSTPETGYGYIEGGESIGDSGARRVVRFVEKPDLETAEKYIALGRFTWNAGIFCFTAKTIIAALAEYVPEVLEIAKKTLASSDSKTEPVVLGEEHFASSPDISIDYAVMERASKVAVVAADFDWSDIGSWSAMAELVQSDERGNRVNGEALLVDANNCYIQSDSRLVAGIGIDNLLVVDTPDALLVAHHSRAQDVKTVVKQLKLESHSAANYHRKVHRPWGTYTVLEEGANFKIKCIKVKPGASLSLQMHHHRSEHWVVVSGIAKVVNGERELLINANESTYIPAGHKHRLENPGLLDLVIIEVQSGEYLGEDDIVRFQDIYGRT; from the coding sequence ATGCTGCTTCCTGTCATTATGTCTGGCGGGGCCGGTTCCAGATTATGGCCGGTTTCTCGTGAAACTCTAACTAAGCCATTTATCGAATTACCTGATGGCAGAACCCTTCTGCAGAAGACTTTGCAACGTACTGCTTGCCTGGATGGTGTGAGCGAAGTGCTCACAGTAACGAATAAGGAATATTACTTCCTGACACGTGATGTCTATGAGGCAACAGACACTAATGTTTCCCATAGCTACTTACTAGAGACGATAGGGCGCAATACTGCTCCTGCCATTGCAGTTGCTGCACTACATGCCGCTGCGAAACATGGGGAAGATGTAGTGCTGTTGGTGATGCCGGCAGATCATCTTATTGGTAATCAAAAAGTTTTTTCAAAAGCAGTGACTGTTGCGACAGATATGGCGGTGAATGGCTGGATAGTCACGTTTGGTGTAGAGCCAAGCACGCCTGAAACAGGTTATGGCTACATTGAAGGCGGAGAGTCAATTGGGGACTCAGGCGCGCGTAGAGTCGTTCGATTTGTCGAAAAGCCAGATTTGGAAACTGCTGAGAAATATATTGCTTTAGGTCGATTTACATGGAATGCAGGTATATTCTGTTTTACTGCAAAAACCATTATTGCTGCACTTGCGGAGTATGTTCCAGAAGTGCTTGAGATAGCAAAAAAGACCCTGGCATCTAGTGACTCCAAAACTGAGCCTGTTGTATTGGGCGAGGAGCACTTTGCATCAAGTCCAGATATTTCCATAGATTATGCCGTCATGGAGCGTGCTTCAAAAGTGGCGGTAGTCGCAGCTGATTTTGACTGGAGCGACATTGGTTCATGGAGCGCCATGGCTGAGTTGGTCCAGTCAGATGAGCGTGGGAATAGGGTGAATGGCGAAGCTTTATTGGTGGATGCTAATAATTGCTATATCCAAAGTGATTCCCGTCTTGTGGCTGGTATAGGTATTGATAACCTGCTGGTGGTCGATACACCCGATGCCCTGCTTGTGGCTCATCACTCCAGAGCTCAGGATGTCAAAACCGTTGTGAAGCAACTCAAGCTTGAGTCCCATAGTGCGGCAAATTACCATCGCAAGGTACACCGTCCATGGGGCACATACACCGTATTGGAAGAAGGCGCTAATTTTAAGATCAAATGCATCAAGGTAAAGCCTGGTGCCAGCCTGAGCTTGCAAATGCACCATCATCGTAGTGAGCATTGGGTTGTAGTAAGCGGTATAGCTAAAGTTGTCAACGGCGAGCGCGAGCTGCTCATTAATGCCAATGAGTCTACTTACATTCCAGCAGGACACAAACACCGTCTTGAAAATCCAGGTTTGCTTGACCTGGTGATTATTGAAGTTCAATCCGGGGAATATTTGGGCGAAGACGATATTGTTCGTTTTCAAGATATCTACGGACGCACTTGA
- a CDS encoding glycosyltransferase family 4 protein: protein MMKVGFGVTVLTRCLALGGIDGIGSYTRELMKRLEADPAVELFPISYGYSPSQFPIGSRAPTTFGRYAPLAAVSAVSGFPFLGTAQLKERVDLIHAPDHLIPNYGKVPVIASIMDAIPLSHPEWVSPKLRKMKNALWKRSAHWASHIITISEYSKQEISQHFGIEAQKISAIPLGVDERWFQPLEEEAMKVVLRRYNLPQYYFLVVGTLQPRKNVGRVIEAYRSLPQGIRNEVPLVIVGRAGWRCEDVVEMLTSSSSGNSLRWLKHLPDADLLAVLKGATALVFPSLYEGFGLPVVEAFAAGTPVITSNTTSLPEVAGDAAMLVNPLNVSDIAAAMQSMLEQPELAESFRNKGQERALAYSWDKTASMTLDVYKKTREAA from the coding sequence ATGATGAAGGTAGGTTTTGGTGTCACCGTGCTTACACGTTGCCTGGCATTGGGGGGAATCGATGGAATTGGTAGTTATACCCGGGAGCTGATGAAAAGACTCGAGGCTGACCCGGCCGTCGAGCTTTTCCCTATCTCGTACGGGTATTCTCCGTCACAGTTTCCTATCGGCTCACGTGCTCCGACGACATTTGGACGATATGCGCCGCTTGCTGCAGTATCGGCTGTATCCGGGTTTCCCTTTCTGGGAACAGCTCAATTGAAGGAGCGTGTTGATCTGATTCATGCGCCTGATCATCTTATTCCCAACTACGGAAAAGTTCCTGTTATTGCATCCATCATGGACGCGATTCCCTTGTCGCATCCGGAGTGGGTATCCCCCAAGTTGCGCAAGATGAAAAATGCGTTATGGAAGCGCTCTGCGCACTGGGCATCGCATATCATTACTATCTCTGAGTATTCGAAGCAGGAAATTTCACAGCATTTCGGTATTGAGGCACAAAAGATCAGTGCCATCCCGCTTGGCGTGGATGAGCGGTGGTTTCAGCCGTTGGAAGAAGAGGCGATGAAGGTGGTATTGAGACGGTACAATCTGCCTCAATACTATTTTCTTGTCGTGGGGACGCTGCAGCCAAGGAAGAATGTCGGCCGGGTAATCGAGGCATATCGGTCCTTGCCCCAAGGGATACGTAACGAAGTGCCGTTGGTGATTGTTGGTAGGGCAGGGTGGCGATGCGAGGATGTGGTTGAAATGTTGACTTCGTCTTCTTCAGGAAATTCTCTGAGGTGGCTCAAGCATTTGCCGGATGCCGACTTGCTTGCAGTGTTGAAAGGTGCAACGGCTTTGGTCTTTCCTTCGTTGTATGAGGGATTTGGTTTGCCCGTAGTCGAAGCTTTTGCGGCTGGAACTCCCGTTATTACTTCCAATACCACTTCTCTTCCAGAGGTGGCGGGCGATGCCGCCATGCTGGTGAATCCTCTGAATGTCAGCGACATTGCCGCTGCAATGCAATCGATGCTGGAACAGCCGGAACTGGCAGAGAGTTTCAGGAACAAGGGGCAAGAACGCGCATTGGCATATTCGTGGGACAAAACAGCCTCCATGACGCTTGACGTCTATAAAAAGACGCGAGAGGCTGCTTAA
- a CDS encoding sugar transferase encodes MIRFFDIIFSVIGLVLGFPLLLSIYTLGLFDTGAPLFRQVRVGRYRQPFTLVKFRTMKVDTASVASHLASTNSITRLGRFLRRTKLDELPQLWNVLKGEMSLVGPRPNLFNQEELMAERELRGVYHARPGITGLAQVNDIDMSTPRLLAETDARMLREMNVRLYFKLLIQTVLGRGQGDRVVR; translated from the coding sequence TTGATCCGATTTTTTGACATTATTTTTTCGGTGATAGGCTTGGTACTGGGATTCCCGCTATTGCTATCGATTTATACCCTCGGCTTGTTTGATACAGGTGCTCCCTTGTTTCGCCAGGTGAGGGTTGGGCGCTACCGGCAGCCGTTTACTTTGGTGAAATTTCGGACGATGAAGGTGGATACGGCTTCTGTGGCGAGCCATCTGGCTTCCACCAATTCCATCACCCGGCTCGGACGGTTCTTGCGCAGGACCAAGCTGGATGAGCTGCCCCAGCTCTGGAATGTCCTGAAGGGAGAAATGAGCCTGGTGGGGCCTCGACCGAACCTGTTCAATCAGGAGGAGCTGATGGCCGAGCGCGAGTTGCGTGGCGTTTACCATGCGCGGCCAGGGATTACCGGCCTTGCACAGGTGAATGATATAGACATGTCGACGCCAAGGCTGCTTGCCGAGACCGATGCCAGGATGCTGCGCGAGATGAATGTACGGCTTTATTTCAAGTTGCTGATTCAGACGGTGCTGGGTCGAGGACAGGGCGACCGGGTCGTGCGCTGA
- a CDS encoding GDP-mannose 4,6-dehydratase: MRILLTGADGFTGRHFLTAAKAAGHEVVALRADLTDKAVLQREVEAARPEAVVHLAAISFVGHADVSAFYDVNVIGTLNLLDALAGLSVTPRSVLLASSANVYGNAAHSPITEEQAPAPVNHYAMSKLAMEHMARTYLDRLPLFFVRPFNYTGPGQAESFVIPKLVAHFACKAQTVELGNLDVEREFNDVAFVCEAYLRLLDKAVPGEVFNICSGAPVTLRAVIGMLRELTAHDIEVKVNPQFVRNNEIKTLCGDPSKLFRTIGEGRLVPLALTLKIMLEHATRKEKK; the protein is encoded by the coding sequence TTGAGAATTCTGCTTACTGGTGCTGATGGATTCACCGGGCGCCATTTTCTGACGGCCGCGAAAGCGGCCGGCCATGAGGTTGTTGCACTGAGGGCCGATTTGACGGACAAGGCTGTATTGCAACGCGAAGTTGAGGCGGCTCGTCCGGAAGCAGTGGTTCATCTGGCAGCGATCAGTTTTGTTGGTCATGCGGATGTTAGTGCCTTTTATGACGTCAATGTGATCGGTACCCTGAACCTGTTGGATGCGCTGGCTGGCTTGTCCGTGACGCCGCGCAGCGTACTGCTGGCAAGCAGTGCGAATGTGTATGGCAATGCAGCGCATTCACCTATCACCGAAGAGCAGGCGCCGGCGCCGGTCAATCACTATGCAATGAGCAAGCTGGCCATGGAGCACATGGCCCGTACCTATCTGGACAGACTGCCGTTGTTTTTTGTGCGGCCGTTCAATTACACGGGGCCGGGGCAGGCTGAGTCTTTCGTGATTCCCAAGCTGGTGGCGCATTTCGCGTGCAAGGCGCAGACCGTGGAACTGGGCAATCTGGATGTGGAGCGCGAGTTCAATGATGTGGCTTTCGTTTGCGAGGCCTATCTGCGTTTGTTGGACAAGGCTGTGCCGGGTGAGGTGTTTAATATCTGCAGCGGTGCTCCGGTGACATTGCGTGCAGTAATCGGGATGTTGAGGGAATTGACGGCGCATGATATCGAGGTCAAGGTAAATCCGCAGTTCGTGCGGAATAACGAGATCAAGACATTATGCGGTGATCCATCAAAGCTGTTCCGTACTATTGGAGAGGGGAGGCTGGTTCCTTTAGCGCTTACCTTGAAGATCATGCTGGAACACGCTACGCGAAAAGAAAAAAAATGA
- the gmd gene encoding GDP-mannose 4,6-dehydratase translates to MTIKTAIITGITGQDGAYLAELLLSKGYKVYGTFRRTSSVNFWRIEELGIENDPNLLLVEYDLTDLSASIRLLQSTGATEVYNLAAQSFVGVSFEQPITTAEITGVGALNLLEAIRLVNPNIRYYQASTSEMFGKVQAIPQTEDTPFYPRSPYGVAKLYAHWMTVNYRESYGIFGSSGILFNHESPLRGREFVTRKITDSVAKIKLGKLDCLELGNLDAKRDWGYAKDYVEGMWRILQADEPDTFVLATNRTETVRDFVSMAFKGAGIAVEFKGKGEDEVAVDTATGKIVVRVNPKFYRPAEVDLLIGSPAKAKAKLGWEPKTTLEQLCQMMVEADLRRNTEGFSF, encoded by the coding sequence ATGACCATAAAAACTGCCATCATTACCGGCATCACAGGCCAAGATGGTGCATATCTCGCAGAACTTCTCCTTAGTAAAGGCTATAAGGTTTACGGTACCTTCCGCCGTACAAGCTCGGTCAACTTCTGGCGTATTGAAGAGCTGGGAATTGAAAATGACCCAAATCTTCTTTTGGTTGAATACGACCTGACCGATTTGTCAGCAAGCATCCGTCTATTGCAGAGCACAGGTGCAACAGAAGTGTACAACTTAGCTGCGCAAAGTTTTGTGGGCGTGTCTTTTGAGCAACCTATTACTACCGCGGAGATCACAGGTGTCGGTGCGCTCAATCTTTTGGAGGCCATTCGTTTAGTAAATCCCAATATTCGCTATTACCAAGCATCCACATCCGAAATGTTCGGCAAGGTGCAGGCGATTCCACAAACGGAAGATACGCCTTTCTATCCACGCAGTCCTTATGGTGTCGCCAAGCTGTATGCGCACTGGATGACTGTTAACTATCGTGAAAGCTATGGAATCTTCGGATCTAGCGGTATTTTATTCAATCATGAGAGTCCGTTGCGTGGTCGCGAGTTCGTGACGCGCAAGATCACGGATTCGGTGGCCAAGATCAAGCTGGGGAAACTTGATTGCCTGGAGTTGGGTAACTTGGATGCAAAGCGTGATTGGGGCTATGCCAAGGATTATGTGGAAGGCATGTGGCGCATCCTGCAGGCGGATGAGCCGGATACCTTTGTACTGGCGACCAATCGTACCGAGACTGTGCGCGATTTTGTAAGCATGGCGTTCAAGGGGGCTGGCATTGCTGTTGAGTTCAAGGGCAAGGGCGAGGACGAAGTTGCCGTGGATACTGCAACCGGTAAGATAGTGGTTCGGGTCAATCCGAAGTTTTACCGTCCAGCGGAAGTGGACCTACTGATCGGTAGCCCAGCCAAGGCCAAGGCCAAGCTGGGTTGGGAACCGAAGACAACGCTGGAGCAACTCTGCCAGATGATGGTCGAGGCCGATCTGCGCCGCAACACGGAAGGTTTCTCATTTTGA
- a CDS encoding ABC transporter permease yields the protein MISMLKALWLYRGFVLGSVKREFQSKYRNSLLGAVWTVLNPLAMIVVYTVIFSQVMKARLPGVDSTFAFSIHLCAGILTWGLFAEIVGRSQTTFIDNANLLKKLSFPRLCLPVIVTATALVNFAIVFGLFTAFLLLIGMFSGWPYLVLIPVLILMIVFALGLGIILGVLNVFFRDVGQFFGIVLSFWFWLTPIVYPVSILPERVQDYMRLNPMARLMEAFQGILVQAKWPDWYSLWPVFALSIVLCLLGLSLFRKHAGDMVDEL from the coding sequence ATGATCAGCATGTTAAAAGCCTTATGGCTTTATCGCGGCTTTGTGTTGGGCAGCGTCAAGCGCGAGTTTCAATCCAAGTACCGTAATTCGCTGCTAGGCGCAGTCTGGACGGTCTTGAACCCCCTCGCAATGATCGTAGTGTACACAGTGATTTTCTCGCAGGTAATGAAGGCTCGTTTGCCTGGCGTGGACAGTACTTTTGCGTTTAGCATTCATTTATGCGCTGGCATACTCACCTGGGGCTTGTTTGCTGAGATTGTCGGGCGCTCACAGACCACGTTCATCGATAATGCCAACTTGCTCAAGAAACTGAGTTTCCCCCGTCTATGTCTGCCAGTCATCGTCACCGCCACCGCGCTAGTTAACTTTGCCATTGTTTTTGGGTTGTTCACAGCGTTCTTGCTGCTGATCGGTATGTTTTCGGGTTGGCCTTATTTGGTGCTGATCCCGGTATTGATACTGATGATCGTCTTTGCTCTAGGCTTGGGTATTATATTGGGCGTTCTCAATGTGTTTTTCCGCGATGTAGGTCAGTTCTTTGGCATTGTGCTTAGTTTCTGGTTTTGGCTTACGCCGATTGTCTATCCGGTCAGCATTCTTCCAGAACGGGTACAAGATTATATGCGGCTTAACCCCATGGCGCGCTTGATGGAGGCTTTCCAAGGAATATTGGTACAAGCAAAATGGCCGGACTGGTACAGTCTATGGCCAGTGTTTGCGCTGTCTATCGTGTTGTGCCTGCTGGGGCTGTCTTTATTCCGCAAACATGCGGGCGATATGGTGGATGAACTTTAA
- a CDS encoding methyltransferase C-terminal domain-containing protein, with protein sequence MTAAKRSNTSIKPNLAVINWMLEQEDRMGLSTPRPYREFEERVYRHRDDLRRLIHSLVADGKKIYGYGASAKGNVVLQFCGFTSEEIPAIAEVNEEKFGRVTPGTHIPIISEKEARAAKPDYFLVLPWHFKDGILRREKDFLADGGRFIFPFPEIEIV encoded by the coding sequence GTGACTGCTGCCAAGCGTTCTAATACGAGTATTAAGCCTAACCTTGCAGTGATCAATTGGATGCTTGAGCAAGAAGACCGGATGGGATTATCTACCCCAAGGCCTTATCGTGAATTTGAGGAGCGTGTATATCGTCATCGCGATGATCTCAGGCGCTTAATTCATTCGTTAGTAGCTGACGGCAAAAAAATATATGGGTATGGAGCTTCTGCCAAAGGTAATGTAGTACTACAATTTTGTGGCTTTACTTCTGAGGAAATCCCTGCCATTGCAGAAGTAAACGAAGAAAAATTCGGACGAGTCACTCCGGGAACGCATATTCCCATTATTTCGGAAAAAGAGGCGCGCGCTGCCAAGCCCGACTACTTCTTGGTGCTTCCATGGCATTTCAAAGATGGTATCCTGCGCCGTGAAAAGGACTTTCTAGCTGATGGCGGCAGGTTTATCTTCCCATTTCCTGAGATCGAAATCGTCTAG
- a CDS encoding SDR family oxidoreductase — MANVLITGANRGLGLEFTRQYAEAGWHVLACCRHPETAEELLQLASRFKHLVSVHKLDVGNFYQIDELAASLASQPIDVLINNAGIYPDSPHHIFGDADYEAWLQAFRINSIAPFKMAQAFTAHLKQGQLKKLVNMTSKMGSISDNTSGGSYIYRSSKTALNMVTKSLSIELAREGITALVLHPGWVLTDMGGPNALITVEQSISGLREVIDRATLADAGKFYAYDGQEIPW; from the coding sequence ATGGCAAATGTATTGATCACCGGCGCCAACCGTGGCCTGGGGCTGGAATTCACCAGGCAATATGCCGAGGCTGGCTGGCACGTACTGGCTTGCTGCCGTCACCCAGAAACGGCCGAGGAGCTGCTGCAGCTTGCTTCACGCTTCAAGCACCTAGTCAGCGTGCACAAGCTGGATGTGGGGAATTTCTACCAGATCGATGAGCTGGCGGCCTCGCTGGCAAGCCAGCCTATTGATGTATTGATCAACAATGCGGGCATTTATCCCGATAGCCCCCATCATATCTTTGGAGATGCTGATTACGAGGCCTGGTTGCAGGCATTCCGCATCAACAGCATCGCGCCTTTCAAGATGGCCCAGGCATTCACGGCACATTTGAAGCAAGGGCAGCTCAAGAAGCTGGTCAACATGACCAGCAAGATGGGCAGCATCAGCGATAATACCAGCGGCGGCAGCTACATCTACCGCTCCAGTAAAACCGCCCTCAACATGGTCACCAAGAGTCTTTCCATCGAGCTAGCAAGAGAAGGCATTACAGCACTGGTGCTGCATCCCGGCTGGGTGTTGACCGACATGGGCGGCCCCAATGCTCTGATCACTGTCGAGCAAAGCATCAGCGGCCTGCGTGAGGTGATAGACCGCGCCACGCTTGCGGATGCAGGCAAGTTTTATGCGTATGACGGACAAGAGATCCCCTGGTAA
- a CDS encoding glycosyltransferase, which translates to MQDLAVAHVYRTYFPDPPGGLQEAIRQIALTTGMQGVDNTVFTLSPQPRPAILQRPEACVVRCRSWAAPASCDLGGIGAFLAFSRLAEKSDVLHYLFPWPFADVLHTVVRPGCPAVMTYISDVVRQQLLGRLYAPLMWKVLRQMRLVVANSPAYARTSPVLSHPEIREKVRVIPLGIEESSYPKSGDEEILQRLGIGKDEPYFLFIGVLRYYKGAHFLVKAAKRIGAKVVFAGAGPEGARLKALAGEVGAENVIFAGMVTNAEKVTLLQCCRALVLPSHLRSEAYGMVLVEAAMFGKPLISCEIGTGTSYVNHHEETGFVVEPASPEALASAMAVLLSEDRLATEMGAAARQRYELLFSGPALGKAYAALFREVDAS; encoded by the coding sequence ATGCAGGATCTTGCCGTTGCTCATGTTTATCGTACCTATTTTCCTGACCCTCCAGGCGGGTTGCAGGAGGCAATTCGCCAGATTGCCCTCACGACGGGTATGCAGGGCGTCGATAATACGGTGTTTACGCTTTCTCCGCAGCCGCGTCCGGCAATCTTGCAGCGTCCGGAGGCTTGTGTTGTTCGTTGCCGCTCCTGGGCGGCTCCGGCATCATGCGATCTGGGCGGTATCGGCGCATTTCTTGCGTTTTCCAGGTTGGCGGAAAAATCTGATGTGCTACATTACCTTTTTCCGTGGCCATTTGCGGATGTTCTGCATACGGTGGTTCGCCCAGGTTGTCCGGCCGTCATGACTTATATCTCGGACGTGGTGCGTCAGCAGCTTTTAGGGAGGTTATATGCTCCTTTGATGTGGAAGGTGTTGCGCCAGATGAGGCTTGTGGTGGCGAATTCTCCAGCGTATGCACGCACCAGTCCCGTTCTCTCCCATCCTGAGATTCGCGAAAAAGTCAGGGTTATTCCACTTGGTATTGAGGAGTCTTCTTATCCTAAATCAGGGGATGAGGAGATTCTGCAGCGTCTAGGCATTGGGAAGGATGAGCCTTATTTTCTTTTTATTGGCGTTCTTCGTTATTACAAAGGCGCGCATTTTCTGGTCAAGGCAGCAAAGCGGATAGGCGCAAAGGTGGTGTTTGCTGGCGCGGGGCCGGAAGGCGCGCGCCTGAAAGCATTGGCTGGCGAAGTCGGTGCAGAGAATGTGATTTTTGCCGGGATGGTGACTAACGCGGAAAAAGTAACCTTGCTTCAATGCTGCAGAGCGCTTGTGTTGCCATCGCATTTGCGGTCTGAAGCGTACGGCATGGTGCTGGTAGAGGCTGCCATGTTCGGGAAGCCGCTGATTTCTTGCGAAATTGGCACAGGCACTTCATATGTCAACCATCATGAAGAAACAGGGTTTGTCGTTGAGCCGGCCTCTCCTGAAGCATTGGCGTCGGCGATGGCGGTTTTGTTATCAGAGGATAGGCTGGCTACAGAGATGGGAGCTGCTGCTCGTCAGCGGTATGAGCTGCTCTTTTCCGGCCCGGCATTAGGAAAGGCATATGCTGCATTGTTCCGCGAAGTTGACGCTTCGTAG